A window from Pseudomonas sp. Tri1 encodes these proteins:
- a CDS encoding FMN-binding glutamate synthase family protein produces MSLSLLSRYAFFAGCVIFTLASLPFLQHDWLWPITLVTGLLSLLGLFDLLQSRHAVRRNYPILGNIRYLVEGIRPEIRQYLLESDSDALPFSRAQRSLVYSRAKNESADKPFGTLIDVYQTGFEFIGHSMRPAPLSDPSGFRVTVGGPQCTQPYSASVFNISAMSFGSLSANAIRALNQGAKLGNFAHDTGEGSISPYHREHGGDLTWELGSGYFGCRTSDGRFDPERFAAQAQNPQVRMIEIKMSQGAKPGHGGILPKHKVTREIAETRGILMGEDCVSPSRHSAFSTPIELMQFVQQLRELSGGKPVGFKFCLGHPWEFMGIAKAMLETGILPDFIVVDGKEGGTGAAPVEFTDHIGVPLREGLLFVHNTLVGLNLRDKIKLGASGKIVSAFDIASVLAIGADWANAARGFMFAIGCIQSQSCHTNKCPTGVATQDTLRQRALVVPDKAQRVYNFHRNTLKALAEMLAAAGLEHPSQLQPKHLVRRMSATEIKLFSQLHVFLQPGELLTGEVNGAFYSRMWQMARADSFEPREVVAA; encoded by the coding sequence ATGAGCCTGTCTCTGTTGAGCCGTTACGCCTTCTTTGCTGGCTGTGTGATCTTCACCCTCGCCAGCCTGCCGTTTCTGCAACACGACTGGCTCTGGCCAATCACACTGGTGACCGGGCTGTTGAGTCTGCTGGGGCTGTTCGACCTGCTGCAAAGCCGTCACGCCGTGCGGCGCAACTACCCGATCCTGGGCAATATCCGCTACCTGGTCGAAGGCATCCGTCCGGAGATCCGCCAGTACCTGCTCGAATCCGACAGCGACGCCCTGCCCTTTTCCCGCGCCCAACGCTCGCTGGTGTATTCCCGGGCCAAGAACGAAAGCGCCGACAAACCGTTCGGGACCTTGATCGACGTCTACCAGACCGGCTTCGAATTCATCGGCCATTCCATGCGCCCAGCCCCTTTGAGCGACCCCAGCGGTTTCCGCGTGACGGTTGGCGGCCCGCAATGCACCCAGCCGTATTCAGCGTCGGTGTTCAACATTTCGGCGATGAGCTTCGGCTCCCTGAGCGCCAACGCGATCCGGGCGCTGAACCAGGGCGCGAAGCTGGGCAATTTCGCCCACGACACCGGTGAAGGCAGCATCAGCCCCTACCATCGCGAACATGGCGGCGACCTGACCTGGGAACTGGGCAGCGGCTATTTCGGCTGTCGCACCAGCGACGGGCGCTTCGACCCGGAACGCTTCGCCGCCCAGGCGCAGAATCCTCAGGTGCGAATGATTGAAATCAAGATGAGCCAAGGCGCCAAACCCGGCCATGGCGGAATTCTGCCCAAGCACAAAGTCACCCGGGAAATCGCCGAAACCCGCGGCATCCTCATGGGCGAGGATTGCGTTTCACCGTCACGCCACAGCGCCTTCTCCACGCCGATCGAACTGATGCAGTTCGTCCAGCAATTGCGTGAACTGTCCGGCGGCAAACCGGTGGGCTTCAAATTCTGCCTGGGCCACCCGTGGGAATTCATGGGCATCGCCAAGGCCATGCTGGAAACCGGGATCCTGCCCGACTTCATCGTGGTGGACGGCAAGGAAGGCGGCACGGGCGCGGCACCGGTGGAGTTCACCGACCACATCGGCGTGCCGCTGCGCGAAGGCCTGCTGTTCGTACACAACACCTTGGTGGGCCTGAACCTGCGAGACAAAATCAAGCTCGGCGCCAGCGGCAAGATCGTCAGCGCCTTCGACATCGCCAGCGTTCTGGCCATCGGTGCCGACTGGGCCAACGCCGCGCGCGGCTTCATGTTCGCCATCGGCTGCATCCAGTCCCAAAGCTGCCACACCAACAAATGCCCCACCGGCGTCGCCACCCAGGACACCCTGCGCCAGCGCGCCCTGGTCGTCCCGGACAAGGCCCAGCGGGTCTACAACTTTCACCGCAACACCCTCAAGGCCCTGGCCGAAATGCTCGCCGCCGCCGGCCTCGAGCATCCGTCGCAATTGCAGCCCAAGCATTTGGTGCGGCGTATGTCAGCCACTGAGATCAAGCTGTTTTCACAGTTGCATGTGTTTTTGCAGCCGGGGGAGTTACTGACCGGAGAAGTCAATGGGGCGTTTTATTCGCGGATGTGGCAGATGGCGCGGGCGGACAGTTTTGAGCCGCGGGAGGTGGTGGCTGCGTAA
- a CDS encoding molecular chaperone encodes MKHLLAWVGLYLFCGVAQAGPQIGVGVVYDYLDGDKSTYMKRVFNGGTSTAFVKVNILEIIYNEDGSYQEVPLQDQASATAKDGLMASPARLIVPANGMQGTRLLFMGNRDKERYFRVRFVPVVPEAEDEFAVSAEEREAYKKERVAAGVKVLAGYGTVFFVRPKDTRFETVIDDSANRYLMRNNGNSVVVIDEFKDCVAKQENDCRPTTKHHVMAGRTFSFDKEAGREYRFTLIEGGKSKAVEIKG; translated from the coding sequence ATGAAACATTTATTGGCATGGGTTGGGTTGTATCTGTTTTGCGGCGTGGCCCAGGCCGGGCCGCAGATTGGTGTCGGGGTGGTCTACGACTACCTCGATGGTGACAAAAGTACCTACATGAAGCGGGTGTTCAACGGGGGAACCTCCACGGCATTCGTCAAGGTCAACATCCTCGAGATTATCTACAACGAGGATGGCAGCTATCAGGAAGTGCCCCTGCAGGACCAGGCCAGCGCCACGGCCAAGGATGGCCTGATGGCCAGCCCGGCCCGGCTGATCGTGCCGGCCAACGGTATGCAGGGCACCCGGTTGCTGTTCATGGGCAACCGCGACAAAGAGCGTTACTTCCGGGTGCGTTTCGTGCCGGTGGTGCCCGAAGCCGAGGATGAATTTGCCGTCAGTGCCGAGGAGCGCGAAGCGTACAAGAAGGAACGCGTGGCGGCGGGGGTCAAGGTCCTGGCGGGCTACGGCACGGTGTTTTTCGTGCGGCCCAAGGACACCCGTTTCGAGACGGTGATCGATGACAGCGCCAATCGTTACCTGATGCGCAACAACGGTAATAGCGTCGTGGTGATCGATGAGTTCAAGGATTGCGTAGCGAAGCAAGAAAACGACTGCCGGCCGACCACCAAGCACCATGTCATGGCCGGTCGCACGTTTTCCTTCGACAAGGAGGCGGGGCGTGAATATCGCTTCACGCTGATCGAGGGCGGCAAGAGCAAAGCCGTCGAGATCAAGGGTTGA
- a CDS encoding ATP-binding protein, translating into MNSMSNRRILLIDDTPAIHEDFRKILTPEDEGNADLQDMESALFGDAPKPVTTVFELDSAYGGQEGLNKLLEAAAKERPYALAFVDMRMPEGWDGAKTIEELWKRDPLLQVVVCTAYSDYSWDELLDRLNGHDRLLILKKPFDNIEVQQMANTLTTKWEMTSRAQLKMNKLEDLVEQRTLAFKQASELLQMEIDERKMLESQLVQSEKLASLGQLAAGVAHEINNPIGFISSNLGALDGYFSKLQEMLTAYGSAEEAIASPELVVQLRRLREQVELDFLVEDIPLLIKESKDGIGRVGQIVKDLKDFSRVDSNQEWQMANLQQGIDSTLNIVANEIKYKADVVKQYTPLPEVECLPSQINQVIMNLIVNAAQAIGPERGTITLRNGVEGDTVWIEVADNGSGIPPETLQKIFDPFFTTKPVGQGTGLGLSLSYGIVKKHHGEITVSSEVGVGTTFRVELPMRQMKQAS; encoded by the coding sequence ATGAATAGCATGAGTAACCGCCGCATCCTGCTGATCGACGATACGCCCGCCATTCATGAAGATTTCCGCAAGATCCTCACGCCGGAGGATGAGGGCAACGCCGACCTGCAAGACATGGAAAGCGCACTGTTCGGCGATGCGCCGAAACCTGTCACCACAGTGTTCGAGCTCGACTCGGCCTACGGCGGCCAGGAAGGCTTGAACAAATTGCTGGAAGCGGCCGCCAAAGAGCGGCCCTATGCCCTGGCCTTTGTCGACATGCGCATGCCCGAAGGCTGGGATGGCGCCAAGACCATCGAAGAGCTCTGGAAGCGCGACCCGCTGTTGCAGGTGGTGGTCTGCACCGCGTATTCGGATTATTCCTGGGATGAACTGCTGGACCGCCTGAACGGCCATGATCGGTTGCTGATCCTGAAAAAGCCCTTCGACAACATCGAAGTCCAGCAGATGGCCAACACCTTGACCACAAAATGGGAAATGACCTCCCGCGCGCAGTTGAAAATGAACAAGCTCGAAGACCTGGTGGAACAACGGACCCTGGCGTTCAAACAGGCCAGCGAGCTGCTGCAAATGGAAATCGACGAACGCAAGATGCTGGAAAGCCAGTTGGTGCAGTCGGAAAAACTCGCCTCGCTGGGTCAGCTGGCGGCCGGGGTAGCCCACGAAATCAACAATCCGATCGGCTTCATTTCTTCCAACCTGGGAGCCTTGGACGGTTACTTCAGCAAACTCCAGGAAATGCTCACGGCCTATGGCAGCGCCGAGGAGGCCATTGCGTCGCCGGAACTGGTCGTGCAATTGAGACGGCTGCGCGAACAGGTGGAGCTGGATTTCCTCGTCGAAGACATTCCCTTGCTGATCAAGGAATCCAAGGATGGCATTGGCCGGGTCGGGCAGATCGTCAAGGACCTGAAGGACTTCTCGCGCGTGGACTCCAACCAGGAATGGCAGATGGCCAATCTGCAGCAAGGCATCGATTCGACGTTGAACATCGTTGCCAACGAAATCAAATACAAGGCCGACGTGGTCAAGCAATACACGCCGCTGCCGGAAGTGGAATGCCTGCCGTCGCAGATCAACCAGGTGATCATGAACCTGATCGTCAACGCCGCCCAGGCCATCGGCCCGGAGCGCGGCACCATCACCCTGCGCAACGGTGTGGAGGGTGACACCGTGTGGATCGAAGTGGCCGACAATGGCTCGGGCATCCCGCCGGAAACCCTGCAAAAAATCTTCGACCCCTTCTTCACCACCAAACCCGTTGGCCAGGGCACGGGGCTTGGGCTGTCGTTGTCCTACGGCATCGTGAAAAAACACCATGGCGAGATAACGGTTAGCAGCGAAGTCGGCGTCGGCACCACGTTCCGCGTTGAGTTGCCGATGCGCCAAATGAAACAGGCCAGCTGA
- a CDS encoding CS1 type fimbrial major subunit, which produces MFKKIVFVTAWAVAALSPSLVLAADDARAAIHITANIPNKQFHVQPRDPEFGKNEVMHYNPVNNTLSSVRQIFDVKNTDGSVHAYVEGRRSLYNSAHHTAIPLQVVFNNVFLTSLPQEVVDDATSTPGMTAELHILSWYPINPDGHNGLYTGNFTVIFDAVPRVTL; this is translated from the coding sequence ATGTTTAAAAAAATAGTGTTCGTTACGGCCTGGGCTGTTGCAGCCCTGAGTCCTTCATTAGTATTGGCCGCTGATGATGCACGCGCCGCCATCCATATCACCGCGAACATTCCGAACAAACAATTTCATGTGCAGCCGCGGGATCCGGAGTTCGGTAAGAACGAGGTTATGCACTACAACCCTGTGAATAACACATTATCCTCGGTGCGTCAGATCTTTGATGTGAAGAACACCGACGGTTCGGTCCATGCCTACGTTGAAGGGCGACGATCGCTGTACAACTCTGCCCATCATACTGCGATTCCCCTTCAAGTCGTGTTCAACAACGTTTTCCTGACCAGTTTGCCGCAGGAAGTGGTGGATGACGCAACGTCCACGCCAGGTATGACGGCAGAGTTGCACATCTTGTCGTGGTACCCGATTAATCCCGACGGACATAATGGTTTGTACACCGGGAATTTCACCGTGATCTTCGATGCGGTCCCTCGGGTAACCCTGTAA
- a CDS encoding amino acid permease, protein MPVGNHLPHGETAQGGPLKRELGERHIRLMALGACIGVGLFLGSAKAIEMAGPAIMLSYIIGGLAILVIMRALGEMAVHNPVAGSFSRYAQDYLGPLAGFLTGWNYWFLWLVTCVAEITAVAVYMGIWFPDVPRWIWALAALVSMGSINLIAVKAFGEFEFWFALIKIVTIIAMVIGGVGIIAFGFGNDGVALGISNLWSHGGFMPNGVQGVLMSLQMVMFAYLGVEMIGLTAGEAKNPQKTIPNAIGSVFWRILLFYVGALFVILSIYPWNEIGTQGSPFVMTFERLGIKTAAGIINFVVITAALSSCNGGIFSTGRMLYSLAQNGQAPAGFATTSANGVPRRALLLSIAALLLGVLLNYLVPEKVFVWVTSIATFGAIWTWVMILLAQLKFRKSLSASERAALKYRMWLYPVSSYLALAFLVLVVGLMAYFPDTRVALYVGPAFLVLLTVLFYTFKLQPTGHVQGAVRSAS, encoded by the coding sequence ATGCCTGTAGGCAATCATCTGCCCCATGGCGAGACCGCCCAGGGTGGTCCGCTCAAACGTGAACTCGGTGAGCGGCATATCCGCCTGATGGCGCTCGGCGCCTGTATCGGTGTCGGGCTGTTCCTCGGCTCGGCCAAGGCCATCGAAATGGCCGGTCCGGCGATCATGCTGTCCTACATCATTGGTGGCCTGGCAATCCTGGTGATCATGCGCGCCCTCGGTGAGATGGCCGTGCACAACCCGGTGGCCGGTTCGTTCAGTCGTTATGCCCAGGATTACCTCGGTCCGCTGGCCGGCTTCCTGACCGGTTGGAACTACTGGTTCCTGTGGCTGGTGACCTGCGTGGCGGAGATCACTGCGGTGGCGGTGTACATGGGCATCTGGTTTCCCGACGTGCCCCGCTGGATCTGGGCCTTGGCCGCACTGGTCAGCATGGGCTCGATCAACCTGATCGCGGTCAAGGCCTTCGGTGAATTCGAATTCTGGTTCGCCCTGATCAAGATCGTCACCATCATCGCCATGGTCATCGGTGGCGTCGGCATCATCGCCTTCGGCTTCGGCAATGACGGCGTGGCCCTGGGCATTTCCAACCTCTGGTCCCACGGCGGCTTCATGCCCAACGGCGTGCAGGGTGTGTTGATGTCCCTGCAAATGGTGATGTTCGCTTACCTGGGCGTGGAGATGATCGGCCTGACTGCCGGTGAGGCGAAGAACCCGCAGAAAACCATCCCCAACGCCATCGGCTCGGTGTTCTGGCGGATCCTGCTGTTCTACGTCGGCGCGTTGTTCGTGATCCTGTCGATCTACCCATGGAATGAGATCGGCACCCAGGGCAGTCCATTCGTGATGACCTTCGAACGCCTGGGCATCAAGACCGCCGCCGGTATCATCAACTTCGTGGTGATTACCGCGGCGCTGTCGTCCTGCAACGGCGGGATCTTCAGCACCGGGCGGATGCTCTACAGCCTGGCGCAGAACGGCCAGGCCCCGGCCGGTTTCGCCACCACCTCGGCCAACGGCGTGCCGCGCCGCGCGTTGCTGCTGTCCATCGCCGCGCTGCTGCTGGGCGTGCTGCTCAACTATCTGGTGCCGGAAAAAGTCTTCGTCTGGGTCACCTCCATCGCCACCTTCGGCGCGATCTGGACCTGGGTGATGATCCTGCTGGCCCAGCTCAAATTCCGCAAAAGCCTGAGCGCTTCGGAACGTGCGGCCCTGAAATACCGCATGTGGCTGTACCCGGTCAGCTCGTACCTGGCGCTGGCGTTCCTGGTGCTGGTGGTGGGCCTGATGGCTTACTTCCCGGACACTCGCGTGGCCTTGTACGTAGGCCCGGCGTTCCTGGTGCTGCTGACGGTGTTGTTTTATACCTTCAAGCTGCAACCGACCGGTCACGTGCAGGGAGCGGTGCGTTCAGCGTCGTAA
- a CDS encoding transglycosylase domain-containing protein, with the protein MGALWQTDSNTPVVPTERMEEAPLPPKKRRARHGWRAFWLLLLIIVVVVGLAVAKEMRTSRFQAREISKYAASLSYSVQPGASDAIVYPGTGPFDRRLGYSSLGEFLPRLLKRDYVIQAQARFSPALMDYVGRGLFVPYAEKIQAGLTITDCRAAPVYQFKYPQQLYASFETIPPVVVQSLLFIENRFLLDPKQPLANPAVDWPRFGMAAWSQVAKLLSLPGQSAGGSTLATQLEKYRHSPEGLTVSGAEKIRQMISASVRAYQAGPQTLEARQRVVRDYLNSVPLSAVPGHGEVHGMAEGLRVWYGADFNRANERLFSTATDPQSLAEKGLALREMLSLMIAQRRPSHYLSKGREELARLTDSHVRLLAQNGVIDAALAEAALASKVSYRDWVQDPTVQPNETNKGISAARSRLATLLNRPLYDLDRLDLSATSTLQSDLQAQATEYLKRLADPAFAAEIGLMGERLLTPTSTTQVRYSFTLLELTPDGSRVRVQTDSTDQPFDINEGSKLELGSTAKLRVLTTYLQIIAELHERYAQETPAALKKIEIAEPDHLSRWAVDYLIQNSDRSLPKMLEAALDRTYSASPGEAFFTGGGLHTFHNFRNEDNGRIPTLRDALRESINLPFIRLMRDLVRYATYAGPSNSSELLKDDQDPRRQEYLAQFADREGTSFLLKFWKKYQKKDTGQRLETFLDGMRPTAIRLAAVHRYFFPGDSQESFNLFVRSHLKSVKSTEKITDERLERLYQSYGPGAYDLPDQGFIAKVHPLDLWLMGYLLNNPDAKFSQIVKASEFERQEVYSWLFKSRHKSARDSRIRTMLEIEAFLDIHQRWQKVGYPFDHLVPSLATAIGSSGDRPAALAELVGTILNDGIRQPALRVDSLDFAVDTPYETRLVSNPDNGKRVMPVEVAQALRGALSQVVDAGTAKRVAGSFKLADGTPLAMGGKTGTGDNRIEAVGSGGRVISSKSINRTATFVFYIGDSHFGTLTAFVPGASAQNFKFTSALPVQVLKGMAPFLSPYLQPGSHTQCKPLVARQ; encoded by the coding sequence ATGGGCGCTTTGTGGCAAACCGATTCGAATACACCTGTGGTCCCGACTGAACGTATGGAAGAAGCGCCTTTACCCCCAAAAAAACGCCGCGCACGACATGGCTGGCGAGCGTTTTGGTTGTTGCTGTTGATTATCGTCGTGGTGGTCGGCCTGGCTGTGGCCAAGGAAATGCGCACGTCGCGATTTCAGGCCCGGGAGATCAGCAAGTACGCCGCGTCCTTGAGTTATTCAGTGCAGCCGGGGGCCAGCGATGCCATCGTCTATCCGGGTACGGGGCCGTTCGACCGGCGGTTGGGCTACAGCTCGCTGGGGGAGTTCCTGCCGCGCCTGCTCAAGCGCGATTACGTGATCCAGGCCCAGGCGCGTTTTTCGCCGGCCTTGATGGATTACGTCGGAAGAGGTCTGTTCGTGCCCTATGCGGAGAAAATCCAGGCCGGGCTGACCATCACTGACTGCCGCGCAGCGCCGGTGTACCAGTTCAAGTACCCGCAGCAGCTGTATGCGAGTTTCGAAACGATCCCGCCGGTGGTGGTGCAAAGCCTGTTGTTTATCGAAAACCGCTTTCTGCTCGACCCCAAGCAACCGTTGGCCAACCCGGCGGTGGACTGGCCGCGTTTCGGCATGGCGGCGTGGTCGCAAGTGGCCAAGTTGTTGAGTTTGCCCGGTCAGTCCGCCGGCGGCAGCACACTGGCGACGCAGCTGGAAAAATACCGCCACTCCCCCGAAGGCCTCACCGTGTCGGGCGCGGAGAAAATCCGCCAGATGATTTCCGCCAGCGTGCGCGCCTATCAGGCCGGCCCGCAAACCCTCGAAGCGCGGCAGCGGGTCGTGCGTGACTACCTCAACAGCGTGCCGCTCTCCGCCGTGCCCGGGCATGGTGAGGTCCATGGCATGGCTGAGGGCCTGCGGGTCTGGTACGGCGCCGATTTCAACCGCGCCAATGAACGCTTGTTCAGCACCGCGACGGATCCCCAGAGCCTGGCGGAAAAAGGCCTGGCCCTGCGGGAAATGCTGTCGCTGATGATCGCCCAGCGCCGGCCCTCCCATTACCTGTCCAAGGGCCGCGAAGAACTGGCGCGCCTGACCGACAGCCACGTCCGGCTATTGGCGCAGAACGGCGTGATCGACGCCGCGCTGGCCGAGGCGGCCCTGGCGAGCAAGGTCAGTTATCGCGACTGGGTCCAGGACCCGACGGTGCAGCCCAACGAAACCAACAAAGGCATCAGCGCCGCCCGCAGTCGCCTCGCCACGCTGCTCAACCGCCCGCTGTACGACCTCGATCGCCTGGACCTCTCGGCCACCAGCACCTTGCAAAGCGACTTGCAGGCCCAGGCCACCGAGTACCTCAAGCGCTTGGCCGACCCGGCGTTCGCCGCCGAGATCGGCCTGATGGGCGAGCGTCTGTTGACCCCCACCAGCACCACCCAGGTGCGCTACAGCTTCACCCTGCTGGAGCTGACCCCGGATGGTTCGCGGGTTCGGGTGCAAACCGATAGCACCGACCAACCTTTCGATATCAACGAAGGCAGCAAACTGGAACTGGGCTCCACCGCCAAATTGCGGGTACTCACCACTTACCTGCAGATCATCGCCGAACTGCATGAACGCTATGCCCAGGAGACCCCGGCGGCGTTGAAAAAAATCGAGATCGCCGAGCCAGACCACCTCTCGCGCTGGGCTGTCGACTACCTGATTCAGAACAGCGACCGCAGCCTGCCGAAAATGCTTGAGGCCGCGCTGGATCGTACTTATTCCGCCAGCCCCGGCGAGGCGTTTTTCACCGGTGGCGGGCTGCACACCTTCCATAACTTCCGCAACGAGGACAACGGCCGGATTCCCACCCTGCGCGACGCCCTGCGCGAATCGATCAACCTGCCGTTCATCCGCCTGATGCGCGACCTGGTGCGCTACGCCACTTACGCCGGGCCCAGCAACAGCTCCGAACTGCTCAAGGACGACCAGGACCCCCGCCGCCAGGAATACCTGGCCCAGTTCGCTGACCGCGAAGGCACGTCGTTTCTGCTCAAGTTCTGGAAGAAGTACCAGAAGAAAGACACCGGCCAACGCCTTGAAACCTTTCTCGACGGCATGCGCCCCACCGCGATCCGCCTGGCCGCCGTGCACCGCTACTTCTTTCCCGGCGACAGCCAGGAGAGCTTCAACCTCTTCGTGCGCTCGCACCTCAAGTCGGTCAAGAGCACCGAAAAGATCACCGACGAACGCCTGGAACGGCTCTACCAAAGCTACGGCCCCGGTGCCTATGACCTGCCGGACCAGGGTTTTATCGCCAAGGTCCACCCGCTGGACCTGTGGTTGATGGGCTACCTGCTGAACAACCCCGACGCCAAGTTCAGCCAGATCGTCAAGGCCAGTGAGTTCGAGCGTCAGGAAGTCTACAGCTGGCTGTTCAAGAGCCGGCACAAGAGCGCTCGCGACAGTCGCATCCGCACCATGCTGGAAATCGAAGCCTTCCTGGACATCCACCAGCGCTGGCAAAAAGTCGGCTACCCGTTCGACCATCTGGTGCCGTCGCTGGCCACCGCCATCGGCAGCTCCGGCGACCGCCCTGCTGCACTGGCGGAACTGGTCGGCACCATCCTCAACGACGGCATCCGCCAACCCGCCCTGCGCGTTGACAGCCTGGACTTTGCCGTCGATACGCCCTACGAGACACGGCTGGTGAGCAACCCGGATAACGGCAAGCGAGTGATGCCGGTGGAAGTGGCCCAGGCCCTGCGCGGCGCGCTGTCCCAGGTGGTGGATGCCGGCACCGCGAAACGCGTTGCCGGCAGTTTCAAACTGGCCGACGGGACGCCGCTGGCCATGGGTGGCAAGACCGGCACCGGCGACAACCGTATCGAAGCCGTCGGTTCCGGTGGGCGGGTGATCAGCTCAAAATCGATCAACCGCACCGCCACCTTCGTGTTCTACATCGGCGACAGCCACTTCGGCACCCTCACCGCCTTTGTCCCGGGGGCTTCGGCGCAGAACTTCAAGTTCACCTCGGCCCTGCCGGTGCAAGTGCTCAAGGGCATGGCGCCGTTTCTATCGCCTTATCTGCAACCGGGGAGTCATACCCAGTGCAAGCCGTTGGTGGCACGGCAATGA
- a CDS encoding CS1 type fimbrial major subunit gives MLKKMISAVALGVAVLSPTWALAADDARAAIHITANIPNKQFHVQPRNPDFGRDEVMHYDPVNNSLSSVRQTFDVKNTDGSVHAYIQEGRVYLDNGLDRIPLSVTFNGVYLDGTPQEVVDDASSTPGTQAEMLIRPNAMSVDRYPGLYTGQFTVIYDAVPRSSAL, from the coding sequence ATGTTAAAAAAAATGATATCCGCTGTGGCCTTGGGCGTTGCAGTCCTGAGTCCTACATGGGCATTGGCGGCTGATGATGCTCGCGCAGCCATCCATATCACCGCGAACATTCCGAACAAGCAATTCCATGTGCAGCCACGCAACCCGGACTTTGGCAGGGATGAGGTGATGCATTACGACCCGGTGAATAACTCCCTGAGTTCCGTACGCCAGACCTTTGATGTGAAGAATACCGACGGCTCGGTCCATGCCTACATCCAAGAGGGCAGGGTCTATTTGGACAATGGCCTGGATCGCATTCCCCTGAGTGTTACGTTCAACGGCGTATATCTGGATGGCACGCCTCAAGAAGTTGTGGACGATGCTTCATCCACGCCAGGTACCCAGGCCGAGATGCTCATCCGTCCGAATGCAATGTCGGTCGATCGCTACCCGGGCTTGTACACCGGCCAATTCACCGTGATCTACGACGCAGTTCCTCGGTCGTCAGCGCTTTAA
- a CDS encoding CS1 type fimbrial major subunit gives MSKTLLCPLALTALMLPWVPAWGAVERETFELHVTIPTNDFYVLPLDPQLVQREQRLPFSTITSELSALRATYEVKNTNGAIGARLGQEAYLSNGRERIDLKVKFNDVELTLDSTQVVSALDARPGRQVPLEIAAIKPDDGYKTGDYYGTVHMVFDAVAP, from the coding sequence ATGTCCAAGACACTGCTATGCCCCCTTGCGTTGACCGCCCTGATGTTGCCCTGGGTCCCGGCCTGGGGCGCGGTCGAGCGGGAAACGTTCGAACTCCACGTGACCATCCCGACGAACGATTTTTATGTGCTGCCCCTCGATCCGCAGCTGGTCCAGCGTGAGCAACGCTTGCCTTTCAGCACCATCACCAGCGAGCTCAGCGCGCTACGGGCCACCTACGAGGTGAAGAACACCAACGGCGCCATCGGTGCGCGCTTGGGGCAAGAGGCCTATTTATCCAATGGCCGTGAGCGTATCGATTTGAAGGTGAAGTTCAACGACGTCGAACTGACCCTGGACTCGACCCAGGTGGTGTCGGCCCTCGACGCCAGACCCGGCCGCCAGGTGCCGCTGGAAATCGCCGCGATCAAGCCCGATGACGGCTATAAGACCGGTGATTACTACGGCACGGTGCACATGGTGTTCGATGCGGTTGCGCCGTGA
- a CDS encoding GtrA family protein translates to MKAIWKGFLSYALVGLANTLIHWQIFFVLRVAVGLSQATSNFAAFCVAASFSFYVNALYTFEAKVSALGYVLFIGVMGALSFIVGFLGDRWHVHGLLTVAAFSLLSLVIGFLLSRFVVFRGHRQ, encoded by the coding sequence ATGAAAGCGATATGGAAAGGTTTTCTCAGCTACGCACTGGTTGGACTGGCCAATACGCTGATCCATTGGCAGATATTTTTCGTGCTGCGGGTGGCTGTCGGCCTTAGCCAGGCCACGAGTAATTTCGCTGCTTTTTGCGTGGCTGCCTCGTTCTCCTTTTATGTCAACGCGCTCTACACCTTCGAAGCCAAAGTCTCAGCGTTGGGCTATGTTCTTTTCATAGGCGTCATGGGCGCCCTCAGTTTCATCGTCGGTTTTCTGGGGGATCGCTGGCATGTCCACGGCCTGCTGACCGTGGCGGCTTTCTCGCTGTTGAGCCTGGTGATCGGTTTCCTGTTGTCCCGGTTTGTGGTGTTTCGCGGGCATCGCCAATGA